A region of the Dyadobacter sp. CECT 9275 genome:
AAGGAATCAAAAAATATGGCGACAAAGGAAAATCCGGTGTGGTGGAAATAACGCTGGCGGAATAGGACAATGTGTCTTCACCTCTGTTCCCACTTCAGCAATGACCGCTTTATTGAGCGCAAAGTTTTAGATTTTAGTATGTCTTACGGAAAGTAATATACCGAAGCAAGGCATTAGCCCCATGTATATTACTTTCCGGAATCTGAAAATAAAAGCAGAATGTGTTAGCGGGTGGTCAGATTATTTCATTTTAATCCCTGACCAGCATTTTTTTTACCGTCCCCCTTTCCGTAGTCACCGAAACCAGGTACATCCCGGACGACGTGCCCGCCATGTTTATTTCTGCTTTACCACTTTCCTTTCTGGTCACAGATAGCGCCATCTTTCTGCCGAGCATGTCATATACTGCCACCTGGCCGAGAGAAGCATCTGCTTCAACAGTCACGTACACTCCCTTTCCAACAGGATTGGGGTACACCGCGAGGTTCCATTCCGTTTCACTGCGTTTTAGCACAATCACCCGGCTTACTTCAAAAGTACCGTCTGCATCCACCGAGCGAAGACGATAGTATACCGACGGTGCCCTCACACCAGTAAGTTCATCTGCAAGAGTGTAGGTATTTAGCGCGGTACTGTTTCCGACGGCATCCACACGGCCGATTTTTTCAAAACTAAGTGCATTTTCACTTCTCTCCACTTCAAAATGGGATGCACCCACCTCGCTGGTAGTCTGCCATTTCAGTATCGCACTTTTCCCCGACTGGCGGGCATTGAAACTGACAAGCGTGACGGGCAGGATAGAACATGTAACACCACTGCTTCCACCATCCGTTATGGTCCAGCTTTTGGTGGTAGTAAGGGTATTGCGTGCGTCCGTAGCGTTTGTCCCGTACTGTACGTCCAATGCTCCTAAGGTAAGACTGGATGGAGTATTAACGTTGTCTGCCCATCCGATAAGCGTGGCAGAATACTCGGGACAGGCCATTCCGGAACTGTTAAACATGCCGGTCAGAATAACCCCTGTCTTCAAATCCCAGTCGCCCAGATCCTGGCTAAATGCATCGGCATCCCTTAACATGTCATTCATGGTGGTTACCGCAGAAACAGTCCAGCCGCCAATGTCCTGATTAAATACGGTTGCTCCTCTGAACATAAATTCCATGGAGGTAACTGCCGCCGTATTCCAAGTCCCTATATTCTGATTAAAAGCGGCCGCATCACGAAACATAGAGGCCATGTCCGTTATAGCTCCAGTATTCCATTGACCGATGTTTGATGGACCATTCAATACAGTACACCCTCTGAACATATTATTACTTTTATTCACGTTACCTAAGTTAGGAATGTCTGTTGCGGTAATGGTAAGATTGCTACAGCCATAAAAAGCAGATGACATTGTATTCCAGTTTGTTGTCCCCCATTGGCTAATATTGATCAGACGTAACCTGTCTGTCCCCTGGTCTATTTTAATTGCCCGGAAATTCTGAGGATCAATACTCAGACGTATAGTCGAATTTACGGGTAAACCTGTAATGGTTACTGTGGTGCTAAGAGCTGTAATGGTACCAGAGCCGCTGCTGCCAGCTGGAACGGTTTCCCAGGAATAACTTACGGAGCCGCCACTGCTGGCCAGCGCAACTCCAAAAGTGATTTGATCATTGGTTCCACTACCTGTTTTGGTCAAATCCCAGGTAGTAATAAACTCCGTGGTTCCCGTAGGTTTTACCAGT
Encoded here:
- a CDS encoding BspA family leucine-rich repeat surface protein: MKKNYLLFLFSLCTSFYAVFAKSKLVKPTGTTEFITTWDLTKTGSGTNDQITFGVALASSGGSVSYSWETVPAGSSGSGTITALSTTVTITGLPVNSTIRLSIDPQNFRAIKIDQGTDRLRLINISQWGTTNWNTMSSAFYGCSNLTITATDIPNLGNVNKSNNMFRGCTVLNGPSNIGQWNTGAITDMASMFRDAAAFNQNIGTWNTAAVTSMEFMFRGATVFNQDIGGWTVSAVTTMNDMLRDADAFSQDLGDWDLKTGVILTGMFNSSGMACPEYSATLIGWADNVNTPSSLTLGALDVQYGTNATDARNTLTTTKSWTITDGGSSGVTCSILPVTLVSFNARQSGKSAILKWQTTSEVGASHFEVERSENALSFEKIGRVDAVGNSTALNTYTLADELTGVRAPSVYYRLRSVDADGTFEVSRVIVLKRSETEWNLAVYPNPVGKGVYVTVEADASLGQVAVYDMLGRKMALSVTRKESGKAEINMAGTSSGMYLVSVTTERGTVKKMLVRD